A region from the Saccharomonospora azurea NA-128 genome encodes:
- a CDS encoding ADP-ribosylglycohydrolase family protein encodes MQIRDRALGALTGLALGDALGMPTQSMSREAIRRHYGPVRSLVDAVSAQPISPGLPAGTVTDDTEQALLVAELLIDGGGRIDPKAFARALLDWEADMIRRELADLLGPSTKRALELLESGVDPEEAGRTGTTNGAAMRITPVAIATPPDLDGLLDAVVDASKLTHNTSLGIAAAAAVAAAVSAGLEGADASTALDHAEDAAAAGARRGHWSAGGDIAARIRWARRWVRGMDPDTLADAVCDVIGTSVASQESVVAAFALAEALGDRPVQALTLAAELGGDTDTVAAICGAVLGAQHGLSGLPVDLTTTVREVNGLDLDPVADGLLQLRSTRPGTFQWRRRP; translated from the coding sequence ATGCAGATTCGCGACCGTGCTCTCGGTGCGCTGACCGGCCTGGCTCTGGGGGACGCGTTGGGCATGCCCACGCAATCCATGTCCCGCGAGGCGATCCGGCGTCACTACGGTCCGGTCCGTTCGCTGGTCGACGCCGTGTCGGCGCAGCCCATCTCCCCCGGCCTTCCGGCGGGCACCGTCACCGACGACACCGAGCAGGCGCTGCTCGTCGCCGAGCTGCTCATCGACGGCGGCGGGCGCATCGATCCGAAGGCCTTCGCCCGGGCGTTGCTGGACTGGGAGGCCGACATGATCCGTCGGGAACTGGCCGACCTGCTGGGGCCCTCCACGAAGCGGGCACTCGAACTTCTGGAATCCGGCGTGGACCCCGAGGAGGCCGGCCGGACGGGCACCACCAACGGTGCGGCCATGCGGATCACGCCTGTAGCCATCGCCACGCCGCCCGATCTCGACGGATTGCTCGACGCCGTCGTCGACGCGAGCAAACTGACGCACAACACGAGCCTCGGCATCGCGGCGGCCGCAGCGGTCGCCGCCGCGGTGTCTGCCGGTCTGGAGGGCGCCGACGCCTCGACCGCACTCGACCATGCCGAGGACGCCGCCGCGGCGGGAGCCCGTCGCGGGCACTGGAGTGCCGGTGGCGACATCGCGGCGCGTATTCGCTGGGCCCGCCGCTGGGTGCGCGGCATGGACCCCGACACCCTCGCCGACGCGGTGTGCGACGTGATCGGCACGTCCGTCGCGTCGCAGGAATCCGTCGTCGCCGCCTTCGCTCTGGCCGAGGCACTCGGCGACCGACCCGTGCAGGCGCTCACCCTCGCGGCCGAACTCGGTGGCGACACGGACACCGTGGCCGCCATCTGCGGTGCCGTACTCGGCGCCCAGCACGGGCTTTCCGGGCTTCCCGTTGACCTCACCACCACGGTGCGGGAGGTCAACGGGCTCGATCTCGACCCTGTCGCCGACGGGCTGCTCCAGCTCCGCAGCACGCGGCCGGGCACGTTCCAATGGAGGAGACGTCCATGA
- a CDS encoding protoglobin domain-containing protein, with protein MTTLPVGYTYNDSSLESSPVSMPILGELLQDVMWNEDDSRALRRAGEILTPQTSEILDAWYDFIGSTPHLVSTFRGPDGKPDQAYLDKVRGRFERWIVDLCTRDFDAQWLAYQEEIGKRHTPDKKNRTDGVDSPSTYVPMSHLIALIVPVTVTVREFLELGASEDDNVDAMQQAWFKAVTLSVALWTRPYAPDLW; from the coding sequence ATGACCACCCTTCCCGTCGGCTACACCTACAACGACAGCAGCCTCGAGTCGTCCCCCGTCAGCATGCCGATCCTGGGCGAGCTCCTGCAGGACGTCATGTGGAACGAGGACGACTCCCGGGCGTTGCGCCGGGCCGGTGAGATCCTGACGCCGCAGACGTCGGAGATCCTCGACGCCTGGTACGACTTCATCGGGTCCACGCCCCATCTCGTCTCCACTTTCCGGGGACCGGACGGCAAGCCCGACCAGGCCTACCTCGACAAGGTGCGCGGGCGGTTCGAACGGTGGATCGTCGACCTCTGCACCCGGGACTTCGACGCGCAGTGGCTCGCCTACCAGGAGGAGATCGGGAAGCGGCACACCCCGGACAAGAAGAACCGGACCGACGGAGTCGACTCCCCGTCCACGTACGTGCCGATGAGCCACCTGATCGCGCTGATCGTTCCCGTCACGGTGACGGTGCGGGAGTTCCTCGAACTGGGAGCGTCCGAGGACGACAACGTGGACGCCATGCAACAGGCGTGGTTCAAGGCGGTCACCCTGTCCGTGGCGCTGTGGACCCGCCCGTACGCCCCAGACCTCTGGTGA
- a CDS encoding GntR family transcriptional regulator yields the protein MSKRDRLVADLSGQIRSGALSYGDQLPGENELAERYQVSRGTVRSALSELQRQDLIATQSGVGSFVTFDGITLDQTVGWATALARSGFDISTELLGIERTTDDELTRRYAVDEFVAVRRLRRDRTAGPVSYEVALVPATGELASLPEDGLVDDSLTATLDAAGLRAYRGEQWIGTEPLTAHTAELLERQEGELFLRAVRTSTDAQGRLVEHVVSLLDPARFQFRLAFGRSS from the coding sequence ATGAGCAAGCGGGATCGGCTCGTCGCCGATCTCTCGGGACAGATCCGTTCGGGCGCACTCTCCTACGGCGACCAGCTCCCCGGGGAGAACGAGCTCGCGGAGCGCTACCAGGTCAGCCGCGGAACGGTTCGCAGCGCCCTGTCCGAACTCCAGCGTCAGGACCTGATCGCCACGCAGAGCGGAGTCGGGTCGTTCGTCACCTTCGACGGGATCACCCTCGACCAGACCGTCGGCTGGGCCACCGCGCTGGCCCGCTCCGGTTTCGACATCAGCACGGAGTTACTCGGGATCGAGCGCACCACCGACGACGAACTCACCCGCCGTTACGCCGTCGACGAGTTCGTCGCGGTTCGCCGCCTGCGCCGCGACCGCACGGCGGGCCCCGTGTCCTACGAGGTCGCGCTGGTGCCGGCCACCGGCGAGCTGGCGAGTCTGCCGGAGGACGGGCTCGTCGACGACTCGCTGACCGCCACACTCGACGCGGCCGGCCTGCGCGCGTACCGGGGCGAGCAGTGGATCGGCACCGAGCCGCTCACCGCTCACACGGCGGAGCTGCTGGAGCGGCAGGAGGGCGAGCTGTTCCTGCGCGCGGTGCGCACGAGCACCGACGCACAGGGGCGCCTCGTCGAGCACGTCGTCAGCCTGCTCGACCCGGCGCGGTTCCAGTTCCGGCTCGCGTTCGGACGGTCGTCATGA
- a CDS encoding purine-cytosine permease family protein — MTNTTADGGTVAPSTEGALETRGIEPVPESERHGHPMQLFWVWFAANISILGLPLGATLVAIQGLAFWQAVIVAVLGAVGSFAIVGVVSIAGRRGGAPGLTLSRAVFGVRGNAGPTLVSLISRLGWETVNTTTAAFALLSLFAIVFGTGTNAKDVPLLTLLCIAVFVLLTVIVSGLGHRVLVAVQRWATWVFGALNIVVAVSLVTTVDWQAVGAASPASLGAMIAGVGTIAAGTGIGWANASADMSRYQSPTVRAGSLVASAAAGAGIPLVLLISLGSLLSAGDPTLAEAGDPVAAIRDMLPAWMAVPYLVAAFGGLLLSNHLSVYSAGLTTLTLGIRTKRVYAVILDVAVTFVGAIYFMLIADSFYTPFITFISLLAIPITAWVGVFLVDMIRRRRYDPEGVMDVTRSSRYWYRGGVEPRAFGAWAIAIVAGYQFVTAGSGDDVWFRGFLVDTWFGQNGMGWVITFVVAAGVYALLGGARVVEGDER, encoded by the coding sequence ATGACCAACACGACGGCGGACGGCGGCACTGTGGCCCCGTCCACCGAGGGAGCGCTGGAGACCCGCGGGATCGAACCGGTCCCCGAGTCCGAACGCCACGGCCACCCGATGCAGTTGTTCTGGGTCTGGTTCGCGGCGAACATCTCGATCCTGGGCCTGCCTCTCGGCGCGACGCTCGTGGCCATCCAGGGCCTGGCGTTCTGGCAGGCCGTCATCGTGGCCGTCCTCGGCGCGGTGGGCTCGTTCGCGATCGTCGGCGTAGTGTCCATCGCGGGGCGCCGTGGCGGCGCGCCGGGTCTGACGCTGTCGCGCGCGGTGTTCGGGGTCCGGGGCAACGCGGGCCCCACCCTGGTGTCGCTGATCTCGCGCCTCGGGTGGGAGACCGTCAACACCACCACCGCGGCATTCGCGCTGCTGTCGCTGTTCGCGATCGTGTTCGGCACGGGCACGAACGCGAAGGACGTGCCGTTGCTGACTCTGCTCTGCATCGCCGTGTTCGTCCTGCTCACCGTGATCGTGTCCGGCCTCGGCCACCGTGTGCTGGTGGCCGTGCAGCGCTGGGCCACGTGGGTCTTCGGCGCGTTGAACATCGTGGTTGCGGTGAGCCTCGTGACGACGGTGGACTGGCAGGCGGTCGGCGCGGCCTCCCCCGCGTCGCTCGGCGCGATGATCGCCGGTGTCGGCACAATCGCCGCCGGCACCGGTATCGGCTGGGCCAACGCCTCGGCGGACATGTCGCGCTACCAGTCCCCGACCGTGCGGGCGGGTTCGCTCGTCGCGTCGGCGGCCGCGGGCGCGGGGATCCCGCTGGTCCTGCTCATCTCGCTCGGCAGCCTGCTCTCCGCCGGTGACCCGACGCTCGCCGAGGCGGGCGACCCGGTCGCCGCCATCCGCGACATGCTGCCCGCCTGGATGGCGGTCCCGTACCTCGTCGCGGCCTTCGGCGGACTGCTGCTGTCGAACCACCTCTCGGTGTACTCGGCGGGGCTCACCACGTTGACGCTGGGCATCCGCACCAAGCGCGTCTACGCCGTGATCCTCGACGTGGCGGTGACGTTCGTCGGCGCGATCTACTTCATGTTGATCGCGGACAGCTTCTACACGCCGTTCATCACGTTCATCAGCCTGCTCGCCATCCCGATCACGGCATGGGTCGGCGTGTTCCTCGTCGACATGATCCGCCGTCGGCGCTACGACCCCGAGGGCGTGATGGACGTGACGCGCTCCAGCCGTTACTGGTACCGCGGCGGCGTGGAGCCCCGGGCGTTCGGCGCCTGGGCGATCGCGATCGTGGCGGGCTACCAGTTCGTCACGGCAGGCTCCGGTGACGACGTCTGGTTCCGCGGGTTCTTGGTCGACACGTGGTTCGGGCAGAACGGCATGGGCTGGGTGATCACGTTCGTCGTGGCCGCCGGCGTGTACGCACTGCTGGGCGGCGCCCGCGTGGTGGAGGGCGACGAACGATGA
- a CDS encoding MFS transporter translates to MTAGLLRSPTSADRRARVAVAVLFFTNGALFANLLPRFPQIKADLGIGNAAYGLAVAAFPTGAIAAGLMAGVLIRTWNSARVAVAGTLLTGVGILAASVANSVLLFAAGLFVAGAMDAITDVGQNAHGLRVQRRYGRSIINSFHAVWSIGAVTGGAMAAGAIALDVPRGPHLLVAVVLFSIVACVALRFCLPSPDTDAAAGHDVGDPERTAPARGLRTTWVLAALVVIATAGTLVEDAGNSWAALYLAESLHASAALAASGYIALVGAQFVGRLLGDRLVNRFGQRAVARAGGLIAAVGMGTALAFPTVPGTIAGFAAAGLGVATLVPAAMHEADELPGLKAGSGLTIVSWLMRVGFLASPPIVGLVADATSLRVGLLVVPVAGFLVIVLAGVLKGRRW, encoded by the coding sequence ATGACTGCCGGCCTGCTGCGTTCGCCCACTTCGGCCGACCGGCGAGCTCGTGTGGCCGTCGCCGTGCTCTTCTTCACCAACGGAGCCCTCTTCGCCAACCTGTTGCCGCGCTTCCCGCAGATCAAGGCGGATCTCGGGATCGGGAACGCGGCGTACGGGCTGGCCGTGGCCGCGTTCCCGACCGGTGCGATCGCCGCGGGCCTCATGGCCGGTGTGCTGATCCGCACGTGGAACTCGGCGCGGGTGGCCGTCGCCGGAACCCTGCTGACCGGCGTCGGCATCCTCGCCGCGAGCGTGGCGAACTCGGTGCTGCTGTTCGCCGCGGGGTTGTTCGTGGCAGGCGCGATGGACGCGATCACCGACGTCGGTCAGAACGCCCACGGCCTGCGCGTGCAGCGTCGCTACGGGCGGTCGATCATCAACTCGTTCCACGCTGTCTGGTCCATCGGGGCCGTCACCGGTGGAGCGATGGCGGCGGGGGCGATCGCCCTCGACGTGCCGCGAGGGCCGCACCTGTTGGTCGCGGTGGTGCTGTTCTCGATCGTCGCCTGCGTGGCGCTGCGCTTCTGCCTGCCCAGCCCCGACACGGACGCCGCTGCAGGCCACGACGTCGGCGACCCGGAACGGACGGCGCCTGCGCGAGGCCTGCGCACCACCTGGGTGCTCGCCGCGCTGGTGGTCATCGCCACGGCCGGCACGCTCGTCGAGGACGCGGGCAACTCGTGGGCGGCGCTGTATCTGGCGGAGTCGTTGCACGCCTCGGCGGCCCTGGCGGCCTCCGGCTACATCGCGCTCGTCGGGGCCCAGTTCGTCGGCCGCCTCCTCGGCGATCGGCTCGTGAACCGCTTCGGGCAACGCGCGGTGGCCCGCGCCGGTGGGTTGATCGCCGCGGTCGGGATGGGGACGGCGTTGGCGTTTCCCACGGTGCCCGGCACGATCGCGGGTTTCGCGGCCGCCGGACTGGGTGTGGCCACGCTGGTCCCGGCGGCCATGCACGAAGCGGACGAGCTGCCTGGGCTCAAGGCGGGCTCCGGGTTGACCATCGTCTCGTGGCTCATGCGCGTGGGATTTCTGGCCTCTCCGCCGATCGTGGGGCTCGTGGCCGACGCGACGAGCCTGCGGGTGGGCCTGCTGGTGGTGCCTGTCGCCGGATTCCTCGTCATCGTGCTCGCCGGTGTGCTCAAGGGGCGACGCTGGTGA